Within Thermococcus celer Vu 13 = JCM 8558, the genomic segment TCGGGCTACGCCTCGGCGATGTCACTTTCCGAGATAAGGGACGTTGCAGCGGCTCCCGCCCAGGAAGGGGACGTGCAGTTCACCTGGTGGGACCAGTACCTTAATAACAGCATTCAGTTGGGCGATGGTAGAACAGTGTGGATGCAGACCAACTTCTGGAACATCGTTGGCGGAGATGGAGAAGTGTTTATGAAGTTCACAAAGTCCACGGAAGACTTCGCCTTCTACGTTAACCTGAAGAACGTCAAGACCCAGTGGGGAGGGATAGCCTGGGCTACTCCCGAAGTCATAATAGACGGAAGGGCCCCCGCCCAGTGGTGGGGTGACAAGCCCCCGGTCGGCGGTTACGATTACGCCCAGCTTCCAATGCCCGCCTCCAACCTGTCTAACTATGACCACATCTGGGTAAAGGTGAAGTACGACATCGCTAAAGACAACAATGCACTCGTGAGATTTGGAATAAACATCTGGTTCGAGAGTACCGAGGGAGCACCGCTCGGAGAGGTCTATGTACCCTTCATGGATGACTTTGGAGGTATAGTTGGGGACAGAACAGAGGTGGGAGAGCTCACCTCCACCGTAATAGTCAACGGAAAGCTTTCAAACATGAAGTTCACAATCCAAAGGGCGCTCTCAGGCGGTGGATGGGGAGTGCTTCTCTTCATGCCGGAGGAGCAGCTGCCGGCCTCAGGAGAAGTGTTAATTGACATTGCACCTATGGTGAAGAAAGTTTCGGAACAGCTCGCTGATTTCTTTGGAATACCCGTCGAGAACCAGGCTTGGGCTTCGATATCCATTGGTTCTTACAGCGGTGGAAGTTACTGAAACCACCACGGAGACGACAACGGCCGGAGGAGGAATATGCGGTCCGGGAATCATAGTGGCCCTCGCAGTGGTGCCTCTCCTCTTGAGGAGGAGAAGGTGATCTCCCTTTATTTATTTTTACGGTGATATTATGGAGAGAAAGCTCTATAGCATGGTTATGGCCCTCACGATCATCATTGTATTCCTCTCAGCGTGCATAGGGGGCACTCCGAAGGGGGGTTCCCCCACCTCCCCCATTAACCAGACCTCTACCGTAGGCAGGGAGGTTGAGACCTCAAACTCGACAACCCCATCCGGAGAGGATGTTATGAAGCCGAAACTTAATTTTCCCGAGGGATACTCCGATTTTGGCGGCTGGGAAGAGAAAAAGTTTAAAGCCAGTGGTTACTTTAGGGTCGAGATGGATGAAAACGGCGTTTACTGGCTCGTTGATCCCGAAGGTTATGCCTTCGTCTCAAAGGGCGTTAATGCCGTCAATTACATGGGTGACTATTCGCCAGCCATTGGCTACGCTCCCTACTACTCCAACGTTTTGAGGAAGTACGGGGGCATTGATGAGTGGGTTAACTTGACCTCTCGCAGGCTTGTTGAGTGGGGTTTTAATACCGTTGGGTCTTGGTCATCAAAAGAGTTGTACTACCTGTTTCCCAGCACCCCAGTCCTGGATATTGGGGCAAACTACGGCTTTAACTGGGAACATGGAACCATGCCGGACATATTTGGAGAGGATTTTGAGGAATACGTGAGGAAGTTTGTCTATTTCAACATTGAGTCGATGAAGGACAACCCCCTGATAATTGGATATTTCACCGATAACGAGCTCCGTTGGGGCCCTGATTGGAGATCCGGAAACCATCTGCTGGACGATTTTATAAAGCTTTCACCCGATGCGCCCGGGAAGAAGGTGGCCGTCGAGGTGCTGGAGGACGTTTTCGACGGGGACATAGGTCGGCTGAATCGGGAGCTAAAAACTGAATACAAGAGTTTTGATGAGCTCTTGAATTACACCGGAGAGCTTCCATCAACGGAGGTTTTCAACGAAGCCCGGAGGGAATTCGCCAGAAGGTACGCCGAGAGGTATTTCAGTGTGATAACGGGTGAGATCAGGAAAGTTGATCCGAACCACCTTATTCTGGGGGTGAGGTTTGCGGTTTCTCCTTTCATCAGGCCTCCTGAGGTGGTCTTTGAAGTTGCCGGGAAATACGTGGATGTCATATCCCTGAACCTCTACAATTTCCA encodes:
- a CDS encoding CGP-CTERM sorting domain-containing protein, with amino-acid sequence MEVTETTTETTTAGGGICGPGIIVALAVVPLLLRRRR
- a CDS encoding glycosyl hydrolase — protein: MERKLYSMVMALTIIIVFLSACIGGTPKGGSPTSPINQTSTVGREVETSNSTTPSGEDVMKPKLNFPEGYSDFGGWEEKKFKASGYFRVEMDENGVYWLVDPEGYAFVSKGVNAVNYMGDYSPAIGYAPYYSNVLRKYGGIDEWVNLTSRRLVEWGFNTVGSWSSKELYYLFPSTPVLDIGANYGFNWEHGTMPDIFGEDFEEYVRKFVYFNIESMKDNPLIIGYFTDNELRWGPDWRSGNHLLDDFIKLSPDAPGKKVAVEVLEDVFDGDIGRLNRELKTEYKSFDELLNYTGELPSTEVFNEARREFARRYAERYFSVITGEIRKVDPNHLILGVRFAVSPFIRPPEVVFEVAGKYVDVISLNLYNFQVAPKDYLDRIHELSGKPIMITEFSFRAMDSGLPNTKGAGITVQTQKERAEYTKRFIESLMELPYVVGYHWFKYADEPKEGRWDGENSNYGLVNIEDEPYEEMVVMFSELNRNVEKLHSEGKTEGEK